The genomic stretch ACACCAAGGCGAAGGGGAAGGGCAAGGGCAAGGAGTAGCCCGCGCTCGAGGAGCTCCCGCTCATGCCCATTGAAGCGACTCCCGGAGGCCCGTCCTCCGACTCGTACTGCACCCTGGTGGAGGCGGACGCCTACCACTCCTCGCGCGGCCACAACGCGGAGTGGGCGGCGGCCTCGGAAGAGGAGCGGGAGCGCGTGCTGAAGTGGGCGACGCGCGTCCTCGACACCCACTACCGCTACCTGGGCGCGCGGGCGTCTGCCGCCCAGGCGCTGGCGTGGCCGCGCCGTGGCGTCGTCTTCGACGGGGCCACGGTGTCTTCCACTGCCATTCCGTCGCAGCTGCGGTGGGCGGTGGCGGAGTTCGCCTTCCGGCTTCTCCAGGAGGACTGGACGGCGGGCCTGGGCCCCGTGGTGGACGAGGGCGTCCAGGTGGGGCCGTTGAAGACGTCGAAGGAGACGCACGTCGCCATTCCGGCGGAGGTGGCGGCGCTGGTGTCTCCGCTGGTGGTGCCCCGGCTGGCGGGCCTGGGCAGCTTCCAGGTGGTGCGCGGGTGAGCGCCCAGGCTGACAGGTTGGCGCGCAAGGCCCTCGCGCTGCTGAAGAAGTACGGCCAGGAGGCATCCCTCACCCGGCGCACGGCGGGCGAGTACGACGTGGCGACGTCCACGCGCACCTCGTCCACCGTCAGCTACCCGGTGCGGGTGCTGGTGCAGGCGGACTCCGGGCAGGACAAGGAGGGCGACTCGCTGCAGGAGGGCACTGCGGTGCGCGCCGCGCGCCGCAAGCTGCTGGTGGGCGCCCATGGCCTGCCTGTGGTGCCGGAGCCTGGAGACGAGGTGGGCCCGCTGGAGGGCCGCGCCTGGCGCGTTCTGGCGGTGGACCCGCCGGTGCAACTGGGCGGCAGGCCCATTCTCTTCACGCTGCGGGTGGCCTCGTGAGTCTGCGTGACACGGACAGGAAGGTGCGCAAGGGCGCCAGCTTCGCGCGCCAGGTGGAGTCCTTCGCGAAGGCGACGAAGGAGCGCGCCAACGAGGTGGTGCGGAAGACGGCCCTGGGCCTCTTGGCCAACGTCGTGGAGTCGTCGCCGGTGGACACTGGGCGATTCCGGGGCAACTGGCAGGTGGGCATTGGCACGCGCCCTTCCGGCACCACGGAGACGGAGGACAAGGACGGCAGCGGCGTCGTCACCGCCGCGGCTTCGCAGCTCGAGGCCGCGAAGCTGGGCGACACCGTCTACCTCACCAACAACCTGCCGTACGCCCGTCGGCTGGAGTTTGGCCACTCCGCCCAGGCCCCGCGCGGCATGGTGCGCGTCGCCCTCGCCAACCGCCGGGAGATTCTGGCCGAGGCGGTGAAGGACACGAAGGAGGGTGGTGGCACGTGAGCGCCGTCCACCTCGAAATCAAGCAGGCGCTGGAGGTGCGCGTGGCCGAGGTGCTGGGCCCCGTGGTGGGCATGGCCCAGCTGGCCTTCCCCAACGAGGCCTTCACCCCCACGGCGGGCACGCCCTGGGCGCGCGTCCACCACCTATGGGCGCGCACCGCCCCGGGCACGGTGGGCGTGGACGGCTATACGCGCCGGCCCGGCGTCTTCCAGGTGTCGCTGCACTTCCCCTTCGGCACGGGGGAGAAGGCCGCCGTCACCGCCGCCCAGGCGGTGGTGGACGGCTTCAAACCGGGCACCTCGCTGCCGCGCGGAGACACCACCGTCCGCGTGCAGTCCGCCTCCCTCGCCCCGGGGCTCCGGGACGCGGAGTGGTGGGTGGTGCCCGTCAGCGTCTGGTGGCTGGTGCACTCGGTGGATTGAGCCGCTCCGCGCGGCAGGAGTACTCGCATGGCTTCTTCGGCTTCAGGACAGCGCACCGCGCTGCGCTTCACCGCGGAGGGCGACTACGGCGTCCCCGCCACCACCACGTACCAGGCGCTGCGCTTCACCGGCACCAGCCTCAACATGCCGAAGGAGACGTACCAGTCGAATGAGATTCGGGCGGACAGGCAGACGGCGGACTTGCGCCACGGCATGCGCACCGCCGCCGGCGACGTCTCCTTCGAGCTCTCCCGGGGCACCTTCGACGAGCTGCTCTCCGGGGCCCTGTCCGGCACCTGGGAGGCGGTGACGACGGGCGCGGTGTCGCTGGAGGCCGACGCGGACGACGAGTCCTTCGTCCGCGCCACCGGCAGCTTCCTCGCGGACGGCTTCCTGCCAGGCGACGAGGTGGCCGCCACCGGCTTCGCCACCGCGGGCAACAACGGCCGCGCCAAGGTGGTGGCCGTCACCGCCCTGTCCCTCACCGTGGACAAGGCCCTCGTCGCCGACGCGGCCGCCGCCGCGCGCACCATCGCCCTTGTGGGCCGGCGCCTCAAGAATGGCGTGGCGCTGAAGACGTACAGCTTCGAGCGCGCCTTCGAGGACATCGGCCAGTACCTGCTGTACCGGGGGCTCGCCATCAACGCGATGAAGCTGTCCGTGAAGCCCGGCGAAATCGTCACCGGCAGCGTCACGCTGTTGGGCAAGGACATGGTGCAGGCCACTGTGTCCCACGCCACCACGCTGACTCCGGCGGGCACGGCCAGCCCCTTCGATGCCTTCACCGGCTCCATTCGTGAGGGCGGCGCGGTGGTGGCCAACGTCACCGGCGTGGAGCTCGACATCACCAACGGGCGCACCACCCAGGGCGTCATCGGCGAGCGCTCTCCGACGGAGGTCCACGAGGGCGGACTCACGGTGTCCGGCTCGCTGACGGCGTACTTCCAGGACGCCTCGCTCCTCAACCGCTTCATCAACGAGGAGGAGTCCAACCTCGAGGTGGTGCTGGTGGACGTCAATGGCGTGGACTTCCA from Myxococcus guangdongensis encodes the following:
- a CDS encoding DnaT-like ssDNA-binding protein; this translates as MPIEATPGGPSSDSYCTLVEADAYHSSRGHNAEWAAASEEERERVLKWATRVLDTHYRYLGARASAAQALAWPRRGVVFDGATVSSTAIPSQLRWAVAEFAFRLLQEDWTAGLGPVVDEGVQVGPLKTSKETHVAIPAEVAALVSPLVVPRLAGLGSFQVVRG
- a CDS encoding HK97 gp10 family phage protein codes for the protein MSLRDTDRKVRKGASFARQVESFAKATKERANEVVRKTALGLLANVVESSPVDTGRFRGNWQVGIGTRPSGTTETEDKDGSGVVTAAASQLEAAKLGDTVYLTNNLPYARRLEFGHSAQAPRGMVRVALANRREILAEAVKDTKEGGGT
- a CDS encoding phage tail terminator-like protein; amino-acid sequence: MSAVHLEIKQALEVRVAEVLGPVVGMAQLAFPNEAFTPTAGTPWARVHHLWARTAPGTVGVDGYTRRPGVFQVSLHFPFGTGEKAAVTAAQAVVDGFKPGTSLPRGDTTVRVQSASLAPGLRDAEWWVVPVSVWWLVHSVD
- a CDS encoding phage tail tube protein — its product is MASSASGQRTALRFTAEGDYGVPATTTYQALRFTGTSLNMPKETYQSNEIRADRQTADLRHGMRTAAGDVSFELSRGTFDELLSGALSGTWEAVTTGAVSLEADADDESFVRATGSFLADGFLPGDEVAATGFATAGNNGRAKVVAVTALSLTVDKALVADAAAAARTIALVGRRLKNGVALKTYSFERAFEDIGQYLLYRGLAINAMKLSVKPGEIVTGSVTLLGKDMVQATVSHATTLTPAGTASPFDAFTGSIREGGAVVANVTGVELDITNGRTTQGVIGERSPTEVHEGGLTVSGSLTAYFQDASLLNRFINEEESNLEVVLVDVNGVDFHRWYLPRVKYTTGDLDNPKEGPVVLSMSFTALVDDVSG